Proteins encoded by one window of Deinococcus radiodurans R1 = ATCC 13939 = DSM 20539:
- the lepB gene encoding signal peptidase I, with product MKRPAGVRRFWREWAGPVCWALLVTQFGASAVRVDGASMLPALRHGEWLALPKAEGWVHRLGLGEYQRGDVVVFKPPRSAAYEWTNVYRGVNLPWAYRPYLVKRVVGLPGDTVQVRAGTLYVNGQPVPEPRTLNYWAAFCHDTGSDLANTPPLKVPAAHYFVMGDNRSPGGSLDSRVFGPVPAWDVDSRAVASLWPLARQEEARPACDEQPQPEKRVQLSGPVQWNPRWGFGGR from the coding sequence ATGAAACGCCCCGCCGGTGTGCGGCGCTTCTGGCGCGAGTGGGCGGGGCCGGTGTGCTGGGCGCTGCTCGTCACGCAGTTCGGCGCCTCGGCGGTGCGGGTGGACGGCGCGAGTATGCTGCCCGCCCTGCGCCACGGCGAGTGGCTGGCGCTGCCCAAAGCCGAGGGCTGGGTGCACCGCCTGGGTCTGGGCGAGTACCAGCGCGGCGACGTCGTGGTGTTCAAGCCGCCCCGCAGCGCTGCTTACGAGTGGACGAACGTTTACCGGGGCGTGAACTTGCCCTGGGCGTATCGCCCCTACCTCGTGAAACGGGTGGTCGGTCTGCCGGGCGACACCGTGCAGGTGCGGGCCGGAACTCTGTATGTCAACGGCCAGCCCGTGCCCGAGCCCCGCACGCTGAATTACTGGGCGGCGTTTTGCCACGACACCGGCAGTGACCTCGCCAACACGCCGCCGCTGAAAGTTCCCGCCGCGCATTACTTCGTGATGGGCGACAACCGCAGCCCCGGCGGCAGCCTCGACAGCCGCGTCTTCGGCCCGGTCCCTGCCTGGGACGTGGACAGCCGCGCCGTTGCCAGCCTGTGGCCGCTCGCCCGCCAGGAAGAAGCCCGCCCCGCCTGCGACGAGCAGCCCCAGCCGGAAAAGCGGGTGCAGCTGAGCGGCCCCGTGCAGTGGAATCCGCGCTGGGGTTTTGGAGGGAGGTAA
- a CDS encoding PadR family transcriptional regulator, producing the protein MDLNLLRGNLDLILLSVLEREGGYGQDISKRVDALTGGEIRLNAGSLYPALHRLERAGFLTASSVTPARGGPPVKTYLLTDAGRAELGRRRESYRSFDEALRSLW; encoded by the coding sequence ATGGACCTCAATCTGTTGCGCGGCAACCTCGACCTGATTCTGCTCAGTGTGCTGGAGCGGGAAGGCGGCTACGGCCAGGACATCAGCAAGCGGGTGGACGCCCTAACGGGGGGCGAAATTCGGCTCAACGCCGGGAGCCTCTACCCGGCCCTACACCGCCTGGAACGCGCCGGGTTCCTGACCGCGAGCAGCGTGACCCCGGCGCGGGGCGGGCCGCCGGTCAAGACCTACCTGCTGACCGACGCGGGCCGCGCCGAACTCGGGCGCCGCCGCGAGAGCTACCGCAGCTTCGACGAGGCGCTGAGGAGCCTGTGGTGA
- a CDS encoding DUF4127 family protein produces MRFLPLFAGLLLVSALPQARAQTIIPLDSRPATRVLPAQIAGLTGGTPHVPAAAQLGNAAQGADAAALLAWLEAQPKDGPLVVSLDALAYGGLVESRRSPLTAEQALAHLAPLKDWAARSGQPVYAFITLPREPDATDRARNLAVVREVMAWAGSGSFKELHVTWDDALKGSPAPAEGAELAKTAPANVRVYPGADEVASLLVARALAPVAQTVRFEYSDPKKASQVIKYEGIPLTQSAQNHAEASGFTVTENGPADLTVYVYNGGDPRQAALRVSALLRRGPVAVADVNAVNLGNARLWRDLQTLRQSANLKALAAWGTPGNNLGTALAHAKLALAGADPVRQDALLAREYANDVIYSGELRAALRKALPEKELNTPAAQDALFKLAQDSFPLRLGNTYTLEDAALPWGRSFEWDFDLKAN; encoded by the coding sequence ATGCGTTTTCTTCCCCTTTTCGCCGGCCTGCTGCTCGTTTCTGCCCTGCCTCAAGCTCGGGCGCAGACCATCATTCCACTCGATTCGCGCCCGGCGACCCGCGTGCTGCCCGCGCAAATCGCGGGGCTGACGGGGGGCACGCCGCATGTTCCCGCCGCCGCGCAACTCGGCAACGCGGCGCAGGGGGCCGACGCCGCCGCGCTGCTCGCGTGGCTGGAGGCGCAGCCCAAAGACGGCCCGCTCGTCGTCTCGCTCGACGCGCTCGCTTATGGCGGGCTGGTGGAGTCGCGGAGGAGTCCGCTGACAGCGGAGCAGGCCCTCGCCCACCTCGCGCCGCTGAAGGACTGGGCAGCGCGCAGCGGGCAGCCGGTCTACGCCTTCATCACCCTGCCGCGTGAACCCGACGCCACTGACCGGGCGCGCAATCTGGCGGTGGTGCGCGAGGTGATGGCGTGGGCGGGGAGCGGCTCATTCAAAGAACTGCACGTCACCTGGGACGACGCGCTGAAGGGCAGCCCCGCTCCGGCAGAGGGCGCCGAACTGGCAAAAACGGCCCCCGCCAACGTGCGCGTCTACCCCGGCGCCGACGAAGTTGCCTCGCTGCTGGTGGCGCGGGCGCTCGCTCCGGTGGCGCAGACGGTGCGGTTCGAATACAGCGACCCCAAAAAGGCTTCCCAGGTCATCAAATACGAAGGTATTCCCCTCACCCAGAGCGCCCAGAACCACGCCGAGGCGAGCGGGTTCACCGTGACGGAGAATGGCCCCGCCGACCTCACCGTCTACGTCTACAACGGCGGCGACCCCCGGCAGGCGGCCCTGCGAGTCAGTGCCCTGCTGCGGCGCGGGCCGGTGGCGGTGGCGGACGTGAACGCCGTCAATCTCGGCAACGCCCGGCTGTGGCGCGACCTGCAAACCCTGCGCCAGAGCGCGAACCTGAAAGCCCTCGCCGCCTGGGGCACGCCCGGCAACAACCTCGGCACGGCGCTGGCCCACGCCAAACTCGCGCTCGCGGGCGCCGACCCGGTGAGGCAAGATGCCCTGCTCGCCCGCGAGTACGCCAACGACGTGATTTACAGCGGCGAACTGCGCGCGGCCCTGCGAAAAGCCCTTCCCGAAAAGGAACTAAACACGCCCGCCGCCCAGGACGCCCTCTTCAAGCTCGCGCAGGACTCGTTTCCACTGCGGCTCGGCAACACCTACACGCTGGAAGACGCCGCCTTGCCCTGGGGCCGCTCGTTCGAGTGGGACTTCGACCTCAAGGCGAACTGA
- the pgi gene encoding glucose-6-phosphate isomerase, protein MSRLTDLPAWQALEDHYYELQGTHLRELFAADPERGEKMNAEGAGLYLDYSKHRVTDETLRLLRELAQATGVEARRDAMFRGEKINVTEGRAVLHTALRAPRDAVIEVDGKNVVPEVHEVLDRMATFADAVRSGEWLGYTGKPIKNIVNIGIGGSDLGPVMAYEALKHYAQRDLTVRFVSNVDGTDLTEKTRDLDPEVTLFIVSSKTFTTQETMTNARSARKWLLGSLKDDAAVTRHFVAVSTNAEEVQKFGIDTANMFGFWDWVGGRYSMDSAIGLSLMVAVGPEHFREMLAGFHDMDEHFRTAPAEQNLPMLMGLLGVWYGDFFGAESLAVLPYDQYLASFPAYLQQLDMESNGKHVTLGGEPVDYQTGPIVWGQAGTNGQHAFYQLIHQGTKLIPCDFIGFCQTLNPLPPHHDLLMANVFAQTEALAFGKTLEQVLADGVAPEVAPHRVFEGNRPTSTILADRLTPRTLGALIALYEHKVFVQGAVWDINSFDQWGVELGKVLAKKIDGELQSEGEPELQHDSSTNALIRRYRARRQG, encoded by the coding sequence ATGAGCCGCCTGACCGACCTGCCCGCCTGGCAAGCCCTCGAAGACCACTACTACGAGCTGCAGGGCACGCACCTGCGTGAGTTGTTCGCTGCCGACCCGGAGCGCGGCGAGAAGATGAACGCCGAGGGGGCCGGGCTCTACCTCGACTACTCCAAGCACCGCGTGACCGACGAAACGCTGCGGCTGCTGCGGGAACTCGCGCAGGCGACGGGCGTGGAAGCGCGGCGCGACGCCATGTTCCGGGGCGAGAAAATCAATGTGACCGAAGGCCGCGCCGTGCTGCACACCGCCCTGCGTGCGCCGCGTGACGCGGTCATCGAAGTGGACGGAAAAAACGTGGTACCCGAGGTTCACGAGGTCCTAGACCGCATGGCGACGTTCGCAGACGCCGTTCGCAGCGGCGAGTGGCTCGGCTACACCGGCAAGCCCATCAAGAACATCGTCAACATCGGCATCGGCGGCAGCGACCTTGGCCCGGTCATGGCGTATGAGGCGCTCAAGCACTACGCCCAGCGCGACCTGACCGTGCGCTTCGTGTCCAACGTGGACGGCACCGACCTCACCGAAAAGACCCGCGACCTCGACCCGGAAGTGACGCTGTTTATCGTTTCCTCCAAGACCTTCACCACCCAGGAAACGATGACCAACGCCCGCAGCGCCCGCAAATGGCTGCTCGGCTCCCTGAAAGACGACGCGGCAGTGACGCGGCACTTCGTGGCCGTCTCGACCAACGCTGAGGAAGTGCAAAAGTTCGGCATCGACACCGCCAACATGTTCGGCTTCTGGGACTGGGTGGGGGGCCGCTACAGCATGGACAGCGCCATCGGCCTGAGCCTGATGGTGGCGGTGGGGCCGGAGCACTTCCGCGAAATGCTCGCCGGCTTCCACGACATGGACGAGCATTTCCGCACCGCGCCCGCCGAGCAGAACCTGCCGATGCTGATGGGGCTGCTCGGCGTCTGGTACGGCGACTTTTTCGGCGCCGAGTCGCTGGCGGTGCTGCCCTACGACCAGTACCTCGCCTCTTTCCCGGCTTACCTCCAGCAGCTCGACATGGAGAGCAACGGCAAGCACGTCACCCTGGGCGGCGAGCCGGTGGACTACCAGACCGGGCCCATCGTGTGGGGTCAGGCGGGCACGAACGGCCAGCACGCCTTTTACCAGCTCATCCACCAGGGCACCAAGCTGATCCCATGCGATTTCATCGGCTTTTGCCAGACCCTGAATCCTTTGCCCCCGCACCACGACCTGCTGATGGCAAACGTGTTCGCGCAGACCGAGGCGCTCGCGTTCGGCAAAACGCTCGAGCAGGTGCTGGCAGACGGCGTGGCCCCCGAGGTCGCTCCGCACCGCGTCTTTGAAGGCAACCGCCCCACCAGCACGATTCTGGCCGACCGCTTGACCCCGCGCACGCTCGGCGCCCTCATCGCGCTTTATGAACACAAGGTCTTCGTACAGGGCGCCGTGTGGGACATCAATTCTTTTGACCAGTGGGGCGTAGAACTCGGCAAGGTGCTCGCCAAGAAGATTGACGGCGAGTTGCAAAGCGAGGGCGAGCCGGAATTGCAGCACGACAGCAGCACGAACGCGCTGATTCGGCGCTACCGGGCGCGGCGCCAGGGGTGA
- a CDS encoding MFS transporter: protein MSTPTVPAAPSAAAVSRQGVAIALAVTAGHFINDAYGAMLTPLTPALQSKYGVTIAAVTLLSSVFSLTSSVLQPLLGIVGERIDRRYAAALGPLMTGVGLTLMGFVPWFGALILLVAVAGFGSGFFHPAGSAYVAQNSPADKRGLWASIFSAGGTAGMALGPVFAGVGLTHLPWFALIGAVIAAVTFVVTPSGAQKAKRVGLAEYAGIFRGPLVWLWGMAVLRSLASMGYNAMLPFMLMARGFGAREVGTTLAIYAVASAFGGILGGRLSDKYGRTPVLRAAILSTIPFFAVLILSSPADWWFYPLTFAVGAAVNASIPVGVVTAQEYAPQHVAVASSIMMGFSWGIAGVLVFVVGALADVTTPQTAALASLALLIPSALIAYRLPEPRKVAFGE, encoded by the coding sequence ATGTCCACCCCCACCGTTCCCGCCGCGCCGTCCGCGGCTGCTGTCAGTCGCCAGGGGGTCGCCATCGCCCTGGCGGTCACTGCCGGCCACTTCATCAACGACGCTTATGGGGCGATGCTGACCCCGCTGACCCCGGCCCTGCAAAGCAAATACGGCGTGACCATCGCCGCCGTGACGCTGCTCTCCAGCGTGTTCAGCCTGACCAGCAGCGTGCTGCAACCGCTGCTCGGGATTGTGGGCGAGCGCATCGACCGCCGCTACGCCGCCGCGCTCGGCCCGCTGATGACCGGCGTGGGCCTGACGCTGATGGGCTTCGTGCCCTGGTTCGGGGCGCTGATTCTGCTGGTGGCGGTGGCGGGCTTCGGCTCGGGCTTTTTCCACCCGGCGGGCTCGGCGTATGTGGCGCAAAACAGCCCCGCCGACAAGCGCGGCCTGTGGGCGAGCATCTTCAGCGCGGGCGGCACGGCGGGCATGGCGCTCGGCCCGGTGTTTGCGGGCGTGGGCCTGACGCACCTGCCCTGGTTCGCGCTGATCGGAGCCGTGATTGCCGCCGTGACCTTCGTCGTGACCCCCAGCGGGGCGCAGAAGGCCAAGCGGGTCGGGCTGGCCGAGTACGCGGGTATCTTCCGAGGGCCGCTGGTGTGGCTGTGGGGTATGGCGGTGCTGCGCTCGCTCGCCAGCATGGGCTACAACGCGATGCTGCCCTTCATGCTGATGGCGCGCGGCTTCGGGGCGCGGGAAGTCGGCACCACGCTCGCCATCTACGCCGTCGCCAGCGCCTTCGGGGGCATTCTCGGGGGGCGTCTGAGTGACAAGTACGGGCGCACGCCAGTGCTGCGCGCGGCCATCCTGAGCACCATTCCGTTTTTCGCCGTCCTGATTCTGTCGAGCCCCGCCGACTGGTGGTTTTACCCGCTCACCTTCGCCGTCGGGGCCGCCGTCAACGCCAGTATTCCGGTCGGGGTCGTCACCGCGCAGGAGTACGCGCCGCAGCATGTCGCCGTCGCCAGTTCCATCATGATGGGCTTTTCGTGGGGCATTGCCGGGGTGCTGGTGTTCGTTGTGGGGGCGCTGGCGGACGTGACGACGCCGCAGACCGCCGCGCTGGCGAGCCTGGCGCTGCTGATTCCGAGTGCGCTGATTGCCTACCGGCTGCCGGAGCCCCGGAAGGTGGCGTTTGGGGAGTGA
- a CDS encoding isoprenylcysteine carboxyl methyltransferase family protein: protein MKARTLTPYLVGGLIVQRLLEVRLARRNERWAREHGAVEYGQEHYWTFFVLHPAWLLSLLLEGRANGKRVNWPALLLFLALQPLRYWVMHTLGRYWNTRILIVPGGQRVTSGPFRFLGHPNYTVVALELAAAPLAVGAWRTAVAFSLLNAALLLGVRIPAEDRALAEYRRSG from the coding sequence ATGAAAGCCCGCACCCTGACCCCTTATCTCGTCGGCGGCCTGATCGTGCAGCGGCTGCTGGAAGTGCGCCTCGCCCGCCGCAACGAGCGCTGGGCCCGCGAACACGGCGCCGTCGAGTACGGGCAGGAGCATTACTGGACCTTTTTCGTGCTGCATCCGGCGTGGCTGCTCTCGCTGCTGCTCGAAGGCCGCGCGAACGGCAAGCGGGTGAACTGGCCCGCGCTGCTGCTCTTTCTGGCGCTGCAACCGCTGCGCTACTGGGTCATGCACACGCTGGGGCGCTACTGGAACACCAGGATTCTGATTGTGCCGGGAGGGCAGCGCGTGACGAGCGGGCCTTTCCGCTTCCTGGGGCACCCCAACTACACCGTGGTGGCGCTCGAACTCGCCGCCGCGCCGCTGGCGGTGGGGGCGTGGCGTACTGCCGTCGCCTTCAGCCTGCTCAACGCCGCGCTGCTGCTGGGCGTGCGGATTCCCGCCGAGGACCGCGCCCTGGCCGAGTACCGCCGCTCAGGCTGA
- the meaB gene encoding methylmalonyl Co-A mutase-associated GTPase MeaB, which translates to MTVQTLEARYRAGDRRALARAVTLAEAGLPSARPLLRAARERAGRATVLGVTGSPGSGKSTLTDALIAELRARGERVAVLAVDPSSPYSGGAILGDRIRMLRHHADEGVFVRSLASRGALGGLSAQTLPVLALLDGAGFDWVILETVGVGQSEVDIAAVCDHTLLVLTPAGGDGIQAFKAGIMEIADVIAVNKADLPGAERTVRELMAAQGLGWHDEHTWFAPIRRTVASRGEGVDQIIEAVRQHREHLGETGLQGRRERRAEFEVRTLVQERLLQRARAAGADLYARVARGELDTDVAADELLRG; encoded by the coding sequence ATGACCGTTCAGACTCTGGAAGCCCGTTACCGGGCCGGGGACCGGCGTGCCCTGGCCCGCGCCGTGACCCTGGCCGAGGCGGGGTTGCCCTCTGCCCGTCCGCTGCTGCGCGCCGCCCGTGAACGCGCGGGCCGCGCCACCGTGCTGGGCGTGACCGGCAGCCCCGGCAGCGGCAAAAGCACCCTGACCGACGCCTTGATTGCTGAGCTGCGCGCACGCGGCGAGCGGGTGGCCGTGCTGGCGGTGGACCCCAGCAGCCCCTACAGCGGCGGCGCGATTCTGGGCGACCGCATCCGCATGCTGCGCCATCACGCCGACGAGGGCGTGTTCGTGCGCTCACTGGCCTCGCGTGGCGCATTGGGTGGCCTCTCGGCCCAGACTCTGCCGGTGCTGGCGCTGCTGGATGGCGCGGGTTTCGACTGGGTGATTCTGGAAACGGTGGGCGTGGGGCAGTCGGAGGTGGATATCGCCGCCGTGTGCGACCACACCCTGCTGGTGCTGACCCCGGCGGGCGGCGACGGCATTCAGGCGTTCAAGGCGGGCATCATGGAAATTGCCGACGTGATCGCCGTGAACAAGGCCGACCTGCCCGGCGCCGAGCGCACCGTGCGTGAGCTGATGGCCGCGCAGGGGCTGGGCTGGCACGACGAGCACACCTGGTTCGCGCCAATTCGCCGCACCGTGGCGAGCCGAGGCGAAGGCGTAGACCAGATCATCGAAGCGGTTCGGCAGCACCGCGAGCACCTGGGCGAAACTGGCTTACAAGGGCGACGCGAACGCCGCGCCGAGTTCGAGGTCCGCACACTGGTGCAGGAGCGGCTGCTGCAACGGGCGCGGGCGGCGGGTGCGGACCTGTACGCCCGCGTGGCGCGCGGCGAGCTGGACACCGACGTGGCGGCGGACGAGCTGCTGCGCGGCTAG
- a CDS encoding C40 family peptidase: protein MKAAHLLTTISALSLTTAGAATYTVKAGDTLSRIAGAYGTDASTLMRMNGLRSTTIQVGQRLQIGSSFTKTNTAQTAQAPVASGGSRVYVNTAASRYLGIRYSLGGTGAGGIDCSGYTMRVFQQMGINLPRTAAGQWGAGYAVSSRNLQAGDLVFFNTTGRGVSHVGVYLGNGMMANANSYYGRTVVEPLFGNPYWASRFMGARRVIG, encoded by the coding sequence ATGAAAGCCGCCCATTTGCTGACCACCATCTCCGCCCTGAGCCTCACCACCGCCGGAGCCGCCACCTACACCGTCAAAGCCGGAGACACTCTCTCCCGCATTGCAGGAGCCTACGGCACCGATGCCAGCACCCTGATGCGTATGAACGGTCTGCGCAGCACCACCATCCAGGTGGGCCAGCGCCTGCAAATCGGTTCGAGCTTTACCAAGACCAATACCGCGCAGACGGCGCAGGCTCCAGTCGCCAGCGGTGGCAGCCGCGTGTACGTGAACACCGCCGCCAGCCGCTACCTGGGGATCCGCTACTCGCTCGGCGGAACCGGCGCGGGCGGCATTGATTGCAGCGGCTACACCATGCGCGTGTTCCAGCAGATGGGCATCAACCTGCCCCGCACCGCCGCCGGGCAGTGGGGCGCGGGCTACGCCGTGAGCAGCCGCAACCTGCAAGCCGGCGACTTGGTGTTCTTCAACACCACCGGGCGCGGCGTGAGCCACGTGGGCGTCTACCTGGGCAACGGTATGATGGCGAATGCGAACTCGTACTATGGCCGCACCGTGGTCGAGCCCCTCTTCGGGAACCCCTACTGGGCCAGCCGCTTCATGGGCGCCCGCCGCGTTATCGGCTGA
- a CDS encoding uracil-DNA glycosylase: protein MTGSLPPPRHPLHQAADPPDPAALLALEDRNRGCAACPLRVSASQVVVSDGDPRAPLLIVGEGPGAEEDRDGRPFVGQAGQLLDRILAAASLAREEAYLTNVTKCRAPNNRTPLPLETATCTGLWLEPQLALLRPRVVLSLGNTATQFLLGTPRGITRLRGQWFTYRHPAWPQPALLMPLLHPAYLLRNPVRTPGGPKSLTWRDIREVAAVLRGEKEASPVQGQFPAAPDSLFSELE from the coding sequence ATGACCGGCTCCCTTCCCCCGCCGCGCCACCCGTTGCATCAGGCGGCTGACCCGCCGGACCCGGCGGCGCTGCTGGCGCTAGAAGACCGCAACCGGGGCTGCGCGGCCTGTCCGCTGCGGGTGAGTGCCTCGCAAGTGGTGGTGTCTGACGGCGACCCGCGCGCGCCGCTGCTGATCGTGGGCGAGGGTCCCGGCGCCGAAGAAGACCGCGATGGACGGCCCTTCGTGGGGCAGGCGGGGCAACTGCTCGACCGCATTCTGGCGGCAGCCAGCCTTGCCCGCGAGGAGGCGTACCTCACCAACGTGACCAAGTGCCGCGCGCCGAACAACCGCACGCCGCTGCCGCTAGAAACCGCCACCTGCACCGGGCTGTGGCTGGAGCCGCAACTCGCGCTGCTGCGGCCACGGGTGGTGCTGTCGCTCGGCAACACCGCCACACAGTTTCTGCTCGGCACGCCACGCGGCATCACGCGACTGCGCGGGCAATGGTTCACCTATCGCCACCCCGCCTGGCCGCAGCCCGCCCTGCTGATGCCGCTGCTGCACCCCGCTTACCTGCTGCGTAATCCGGTGCGGACCCCCGGCGGCCCCAAGAGCCTGACCTGGCGCGATATCCGCGAAGTGGCCGCCGTCCTGCGCGGCGAGAAGGAAGCCTCCCCGGTTCAGGGCCAATTTCCCGCCGCGCCCGACAGTCTGTTCAGTGAATTGGAATGA
- a CDS encoding chloride channel protein, producing MRFPLSRTPIPRAVRLRLESGRVVVLSVLLGGVVGALCILLRLLLDLLRPVGAWLSSYAPPGTPGEGGLLMAFGHVSPLLLLVLPLAGAAYTWLVPAVPGGAFAQLVRGAHHSQRGEGWPDPRTQARTLLGTLLAYVSGLLVGRDSLFVLLGQLGTRVLGSLTRLDAGELRMLMLAGAAAGLGAVLHAPLAAAVLVAEVLYRRFEFEFEVLMPCVLAAVASYAVYGLAFGFAPLLRIPYGGQLPPLTQAPALAAVALVVTAAGWLLLHACRLLPASLTDGRWRPVLGAVFGLATAGIALLATPTVLGDGSGWMQVGLSGFMGADAGAQGLWRWLLLALGARLAFGGSVLPTVGIGGLLGVGLSQVLHTDPAVAGLIGAVAFLTVTLNVPLGATLLAVAWGGDTMLPLALLAAGLAHAISGEPGIIPGQLRSRADSALPAPASGLALPNTVRALPRRPVQTAGTPYLPDTGIDQNGRQLYRRPVPSNWRGAKLKLLALPPAVEVVGVLRGGAVQLPRPELRLTDGDELIFLAQPEAYASLENMLRLPGA from the coding sequence ATGCGTTTTCCTCTGTCCCGCACTCCGATCCCCCGCGCGGTCCGCTTGCGCCTGGAATCGGGCCGGGTGGTGGTGCTCAGCGTGCTGCTCGGCGGCGTGGTGGGAGCACTGTGCATTTTGCTGCGGCTGCTGCTCGACCTGCTGCGCCCGGTGGGGGCTTGGCTGAGCAGCTACGCGCCGCCCGGCACCCCCGGCGAGGGCGGGTTGCTGATGGCGTTCGGCCACGTCTCGCCCTTGCTGCTGCTGGTGCTGCCGCTGGCGGGCGCGGCTTATACCTGGCTGGTGCCCGCCGTGCCGGGCGGCGCCTTTGCCCAACTGGTGCGCGGTGCCCATCACTCTCAGCGCGGCGAAGGCTGGCCGGACCCCCGCACCCAGGCCCGCACGCTGCTGGGCACGCTGCTGGCGTATGTCAGCGGGCTGCTGGTGGGACGCGACTCGCTGTTCGTGCTGCTGGGCCAACTCGGCACGCGAGTGCTGGGCAGCCTGACCCGGCTGGATGCGGGCGAACTGCGGATGCTAATGCTCGCCGGGGCCGCCGCCGGGCTGGGTGCTGTACTGCATGCACCGCTGGCCGCCGCCGTGCTGGTGGCGGAAGTGCTGTATCGCCGCTTCGAGTTCGAATTCGAGGTGCTGATGCCCTGCGTGCTGGCGGCAGTAGCGAGCTACGCGGTTTACGGGCTCGCCTTTGGATTCGCGCCGCTGCTGCGTATTCCCTACGGTGGACAACTCCCGCCGCTGACACAGGCTCCCGCGCTCGCGGCGGTGGCGCTGGTCGTCACGGCGGCGGGGTGGCTGCTCCTACACGCCTGTCGCTTGCTGCCCGCGTCGCTCACCGACGGGCGCTGGCGGCCCGTGCTGGGCGCGGTGTTTGGTCTGGCGACGGCAGGGATCGCGCTACTGGCGACGCCGACGGTGCTGGGCGATGGCTCCGGCTGGATGCAGGTGGGCCTGAGCGGCTTCATGGGCGCCGACGCCGGAGCGCAGGGGCTGTGGCGCTGGCTGCTGCTTGCGCTGGGGGCGCGACTCGCCTTCGGGGGAAGCGTGCTGCCGACAGTGGGCATCGGCGGGCTGCTGGGCGTGGGCCTGAGCCAGGTGCTGCACACTGACCCGGCGGTGGCGGGGCTGATCGGCGCCGTCGCCTTCCTGACCGTGACCCTTAACGTGCCGCTCGGCGCCACCTTGCTCGCGGTGGCCTGGGGCGGCGACACCATGCTGCCGCTCGCGCTGCTGGCGGCGGGCCTGGCCCACGCGATCAGCGGCGAACCCGGCATCATCCCCGGACAGCTGCGCTCGCGGGCCGACAGTGCCCTGCCCGCGCCCGCGAGCGGCCTGGCGTTGCCGAACACGGTGCGGGCTCTGCCCCGCCGCCCAGTACAGACTGCTGGCACGCCGTATCTGCCCGACACTGGCATCGACCAGAACGGCAGGCAGCTGTACCGCCGCCCTGTACCGAGCAACTGGCGGGGGGCCAAGCTCAAGCTGCTGGCCCTTCCCCCCGCCGTGGAAGTGGTGGGCGTCCTGCGCGGCGGCGCGGTGCAGTTGCCACGCCCCGAACTCCGGCTGACCGACGGCGACGAGCTGATTTTCCTGGCCCAGCCGGAAGCCTACGCCAGCCTGGAAAACATGCTGCGGCTGCCGGGCGCTTGA
- a CDS encoding septum site-determining protein MinC: protein MKLRGTLGGLNLLLEPGDTGETVRRSLQTYRQMLTAQITVEIQGDTHPEAVEAALQGVREAGGTLGRVRAPRLTVNMPASVAAEPVTSAQTVIVPHSVRAGFRGEYRGSVVVLGDVNPGAELIAAGDVIVAGALRGVVHAGYGGTHPDPIVWARPIASAQIRIGDAVARAPEGSSNMRRTDRTERAERAYLQDGMIVIDVQ, encoded by the coding sequence ATGAAGCTCCGAGGCACCCTGGGGGGACTGAACCTCCTGCTCGAACCTGGCGATACCGGCGAAACCGTGCGCCGCTCGCTCCAGACCTACCGGCAGATGCTCACGGCCCAGATCACGGTGGAAATTCAGGGCGACACTCACCCCGAAGCGGTCGAAGCGGCTCTGCAAGGCGTGCGCGAGGCCGGCGGGACCCTGGGCCGGGTCCGCGCGCCGCGCCTGACGGTCAACATGCCCGCGTCGGTGGCGGCTGAGCCGGTCACGAGTGCCCAGACCGTGATCGTGCCCCACAGCGTGCGGGCGGGCTTTCGCGGCGAGTACCGGGGCAGCGTAGTCGTGCTGGGCGATGTCAATCCCGGCGCCGAGCTGATCGCGGCGGGCGACGTGATCGTGGCCGGGGCGCTGCGTGGGGTCGTCCATGCCGGGTACGGCGGCACCCATCCCGACCCCATCGTGTGGGCGCGGCCCATCGCCAGTGCTCAGATTCGCATTGGCGACGCCGTGGCGCGCGCGCCGGAGGGCAGCAGCAACATGCGCCGCACTGACCGCACCGAGCGCGCCGAGCGGGCTTACCTGCAAGACGGCATGATCGTGATCGACGTGCAGTGA
- a CDS encoding S1 RNA-binding domain-containing protein has product MVQLDSGAVAEGRITRVTDFGAFVQFENGETGLVHISQIAHSFVRNIHDHVREGENVEVKVLGRDERGRLDLSIKELLEEPEEVPRPRAIGRQSPQFEAKLRSFMRDAKERGPGSGGGGKKPAGKRKK; this is encoded by the coding sequence TTGGTGCAGCTTGATTCTGGTGCCGTCGCGGAAGGCCGCATCACTCGCGTCACCGACTTCGGCGCGTTCGTTCAGTTCGAGAACGGCGAAACAGGACTGGTTCACATCTCGCAAATCGCGCACTCGTTCGTGCGCAACATTCACGACCACGTGCGTGAAGGCGAGAATGTCGAGGTCAAGGTGCTGGGGCGCGACGAGCGCGGACGCCTCGACCTGTCCATCAAGGAACTGCTGGAGGAGCCTGAGGAAGTGCCCCGCCCCCGCGCCATTGGCCGGCAGAGCCCGCAGTTCGAAGCCAAGCTGCGCTCGTTCATGCGTGACGCCAAGGAACGCGGCCCCGGCAGCGGTGGCGGCGGCAAAAAGCCCGCAGGCAAGCGCAAGAAGTAA